The Schistocerca gregaria isolate iqSchGreg1 chromosome X, iqSchGreg1.2, whole genome shotgun sequence nucleotide sequence TCAAGTGACCGCCAAAGTGTTTGGACACGAATGACGTTTCCGTAATGTGGTCAGGTACCCACGTTCTAACGAAAGTGTTATGTACGTGACATTTGTTTGTGATCCTTCAAAAACAGACTGCGTAAAAATTAGGTTACGCGCTTTTGTTTTTACCCAACAAATATGCAATTTCAATAACTCTAAAACTGGCGACAAAATGGAAAGTCATCTGAGGAAAAGAACGTCCCAGTTCTGAATTCAGCAACAACGAAATTGAGATTCAAGCAGCTAGCGCTGTGCATTTTAATGCAGCGTACCAAGACCAACATCAGCTGTCAGCATAGTTATACAATATTTCCGAGATGATTGCTTTGTGGTCTAGTTTTAATTACCTTTATATAACTACTTACCTCCTTCAGAACATCGTTCAGGAGTACAgaaaattcgaaagtaaattttggGAGCACCACGTGTACTGCAGTCGGTCTGAGCAGTCCGAGATCTTCTCGCAGAGCAAATGGATTTACAGTGCTCAGAAGGTTTTCGAGCCCATCCCTGTCGTCCGGCAGGACGATGAACATTGAGAATTTCCTGCCCTGTAACAATGAGTACAACGTTTTACTGTACTGAACTTGCAGAGATTCCTCACACCGCAATCACAGAGAACTCGGGAATTGCTAATAATATGCAACTTACAAGATATGGTAATCGCAATATGCTTGCATTAATCTCTTTAGAGTGTAAGTAGAAAAATTCTGCACTCTGACGCATGAACTGTGCGGTTACAGTTTTCCCTTTGCCTGTGTAGAAATTGCTGGTGAAAGTAAGCTGAGGCTGAAATTGATACTTCCAAGAGCCTTTGAAGTACAGTGCGTTCACAAGCAGGAGGACAGCGTCCGAAAGACCATCTGTAATTAATACTTTCCATTAACAACCAACTTTAATTAGAATTTCTTGTTGTGATAAACTTTAAATTCACTTAATTTTTTACCTTCCAAGTATTTAAATTTAGAAGATAATAGCAGCTACATTATAAAATAGTATCTATCAGTCATAACTGACACGATTACCTGCCATATAGAGTTAAAGTTTTATGGGTATTTTGTCCTGACAAGAGTGGTAAAGGAAGAAGCTTAAAGGTTGACAACATGCGACATATtgctaaagaaaataaaaattcaaggtTTACTTTTCCCAACAGCAATATATTAAATGGCGGTGAGACCTCACAAAGTGAATATAATAACTGAATAGTAGCATCTTCGTAGGAATCTTTATTTTATTACTGCCTGTAGTATGTGTGTATAACCGAAGCAAAGGCGTGTGTAAGTATCGGAAACGAAATGTGAAAAAATTTGCTGTTAGTTCGCTCTTGAGAGTGGTTTCCATGAATGACTTATACAGAAAAAGAGAATATGGTTTGAGCTATACATACCTTCACTCATTATTGAGTCAATGTGACCACGCGTAGCATTTTTTACCCATTCATTAATTAACGGCACAGTTTTAGGATCTCTGAAGTCGACATTTTGAATATCACTGTTATAAAACGCCCTCAGGATTGTAACAAAGCGTGGTCGTAGTGTCAGTGAGACGTCTGCAAATACTTTGTTTCCCAAGTCGAACAGATAATCCGCGTTGCTTCCCTGTGGatagaaatttgtgactgaacAACTGGTTAATTCCTAGTCACAGTTTTACGAAGACTTCGTAATAAATTATGTAACTACTAAATCATGTTTTAGTTTTTTGCAGGGCGACTTTTTGATGTGTATGGAAAATCGGACTATGTACAGATGAcgctgaaaggaatccaacagttaTATACCATTTTTAAGCAATATAATTTTTACAGAGCTATAGCTAATTTTCTGTACCTCAAAACCGGCAAATCCAAATGACAAAACATTACGTAATATGATCACATTATAAAGCATGCCATGCAGCTGTATCGCAAATCACCCAGTAAATACTATTTCGATAATATTTGATGGGAAAGTATACTGTTAACAGCTGCAGCCAGTTACTAGCTTAAATTATGTTTTAACGAAAAGATAAGAAAATTTACATCTTTTGCAACTAAAATTTATTTTTGGGTACCAGGTATACTGCACCAGTAGATGTTATGTATATTCATTTGTCTATAATAGACGTAAAATTGATTATGCATATTTCTGCTCGAGATTTGTAGtggttctttttcagtttctttaagtcTAGGTATTTCTGTTTACAGTATATGCTTGTGTTTTGTACTTACATTCATTTGTGTGTCCTGTTCATGTAGCCACTTTTCATTCCGTATGTGCTAAATGCATAAAATATAAGTTTcttacaataaatatttctttgcaTATAATCTATACTGCAGTTAACTGCACATGCTTGCCTGTTCTTTGTCATATGCCTTAGAGCTGACTGAGGCATCATGGGAGATTTTAGAAGTGCTGGGGTGGTAATGGAGGGGAGGGAGGTATGGTAGACTGAATTAGTTTGAATATTGATCTTCTGTTGCTTGTTTGATCATTGAGGATATTCTCATTCTTATTTGTGGCCTTATGGGCCTTCTGTATGAAATATTCCTTTAAAATGAACACCCCTCTTGTTGCTAtggcaatgatttgttaatgtgaaagttGCGAAGTTCGGCAACACTTCAGATTCCAGACAGGGAACGCTAGTTCAAAGGTCAGAATAAGGTATTGTACTACCTCCTGCAGCACCATGTTAAGCAGTACACCGTACCGTTCAAATCAACCATTGGAGTGACAGCTTTTCCTTACGAAGCAGTGATATGAAATGGGGGCAAGCATTTAAAACCTGTAGAAGAGAAGGCGAATGGAAGTTACACTGCATCTATAAGCTGCATCTGAAGCTGTACATGAAATCTCGTCATGTCTGAAAAGACTAGGTGCCATTCCGTTGTGCAGCGTTGTCTTCAGGTGCACCATTTTCTGTGCGCCTCTGTTTGCTCAAAGGAACCCGCAACAGTGGTCGCCTTGCTGACATTATGTGATGTTCGAGGCATGGTTGCACTGTCCACGGGGATACTGGTCTCGCTGCAAACAAGTCACTTTTGTGGCTATATAGTTGACATGGCTGTAAAACCCTGCACAGTCGAGAGAATATAACTTCTGTCTTCTCGGGCACTTGTGTGGCGCCATTGAGATCCTGCTCAGTGTCTTATGGGCCGCCTGAAGTAATTAGTTCCACATTCGCGGGACAGTCTTGGGATCCCGACCCACATGAACAGCGGTATCTCTGAACGAGAGCGTGGATTCTCGATAGGCCACGATCCTGCTGCCGAATTCCGGTATGCTTGGGCAGACTTTTCCCTTTACACTAAGCATGACTATCTTCTCAGACAACCAACATCCAAACGCGATATCTGAATGAAGAGGCTGCTACTTAATCTGGCATTACTTAATGCTACTCCGCGCAGTTATGCTGGAAGGACAATCACGTGCATATCCAAACATGTAGTACACTCCGTGGCAATTTGGGGTCTGTTGCACGCCGCCTTCATGGCGTTGCAGTTTAAACGATCAACAGTGCAGGTGTAGGATGATTCTAGAAATCTGGAAGCTCTCAGAATATCTTTAGCCTCATCGTATACACTCTTGGGTAATTATGCAGAGGACGCTTATTCCAAATAAATAGTTAACTAAATCCAGTTTAGATGTTCGGAGTGTTACCTGCAGCGAGGCCACGATGGCACTGTACTTGTCGCGCGTCTGCTGGCGGTCCTTTGTGAGCAGCAACCCCGCTTCGAGTTCGCGCGCTGTGTCGCCCGTGGCGCCCTCGTACAGCATCGCTAGGACCATCTTGACGCCGATGGGTGAAACTACCACATTTCCCGGGTAGCGTGCATCCAGCGCCCGGCAAAGTGCCCAGTCGAAGGCATCGAATCGCTCTCCCGCAGACACGGGGAGGTAGTCGTCGTCGTCCCAGAGGCTTGGGTCCTCAGCAGGCGGCAGGTCCAGAAGGGGTGGCACGGCCAGCACTCCGCACAGGAACACGACGACTACACAAACAAATCACACGCTGGCCTTACTCGTGGGAGCTATTTTCTCCGTCTGTGGCATTCCATCTGAGTTACAATTAACACACCTCATCTGACAGTAAGAGGAACTATTTATAATCATCTTGCTTTCACTGTTGGGAACATTAATCTGCAGTTTATCTGCACGACATGAAACAGTTAAATAAGCAGATGAGCTCGCAAGCAATTTTACATCTATGTGAAGTATTCTACAAGGCTTATTAAATGGAGGTGGTCATGAAGTATTGATTCATTTCTAAGAAATAATTTGTATATTTCCATAATACATAATTGTAATCAATTTCCGTAATAACATGgcccttttttttcaatttaatcgGGAAGAATGCCTACGACAGCGAACGTGCTGTTAGTGGGCGATTGTGTATTTTATCTTATCTGGATATTAAAGTATTTCACCCAAAAATTTCACAAACCAGCACCAACAAGATAAAACATTCGGTTACTTGTCAAGAAGTTCCAAAGACCTGGAAAAGTCTGTCAATAACGCTCCGGGAAATGACCTGTACCACAAGAGAGGGTTCAGTGTATCAGTAGCAATCTGAAGTAgtccgagcccgcatctcgtggtcgtgtggtagcgttctcgcttcccacgcccgggttcccgggttcgattcccggcggggtcagggattgtctctgcctcgtgatggctgggtgttgtgcgatgtccttaggttggttaggtttaagtagttctaagttctaggggactgatgacctaagatgtaattaagtcccatagtgctcagagccatttgaacatttttttttaagtagTCCGAATGTGCATGAActcttcctttaaggaaccagttTCACTTATCAAAATCAAAGAGCTAAACAAGTAAGCATACCACATTCAGTGCTTCACAAATTTGACCACTAATTTTACGCCGATCTCCAAGCTGAGTTATGATGTGATAGGAGCTGGCGCAACGAACACCTCGTGGCAATTTTCTTTTACTGATGAGGCCACATTTCACATCAGCGGAGATGTTAAACGCAACTGCTGCATTATGAGTAATAAGGCACCTCACTACCATTTAATAGCAAAAACACTTATCAAAAATTGATGTTTGGCTTGGATTCACAATGACTACAGTTTATGGACCCTTTGTTTTTGCGGAATAGAAGAGAAACATACGTTGGTGTTCTGGAGCAATCTCAGGACTTTGCAAAAGCAGACAATGTCTGATGGGAAACCGCAATCAGTGGTTATTAACTAATAATAATTAGCAATCTCAGGAACCACTCTTCAGTAAGAAACATTGTTGATAATTGTGTTCCAACAGCGTAGAGGATTATCTTATTTTACTCTCGCAGAAACGAATATCAGTACCTAAATCGAAGATTCGCCAAAAGGTGGacaggaagagtttcaagattgtGTCCACTGTGTTTACCTGATTTGACTTCCTTGGATATCTGCTCTGCATCTGGGTGCATGTAAACTCAAGTTTGTGAGAATCAGAGGTTAGGGATCTAAAGTATCTAAGAAATCAAATCCGGGATGCAGCGTCAGTCGTTTCATATGAAATGgtcgattggttggttggtttgggggaggggacgaaacagtgAGATCATTGGTCCCATGACCTAGGATGGCAGGAACGATACAAACAGTGAAGCCCAATCATCAAAGGGGAAGGGGTCACGTGCAAACAAAGGAAAAAGGGATATCAGGAAGTGGAATGAACAGGAGGTAGGGTGGGTGGAAACAGAGTAAGGGTGGCTCATAAATACTACACATAGTGGGGCACCAGCACCACCAACAAACTGTCCCGACACCCACCATTATCATGAGACAACAGGGACACCACCAGGGGAACACAAGAAAAGGGTAAAAGAACAGCCCAACAGAGCAGATAAAATGTAGGAAAAAGGCGGAGAGAACCTGGCGGGTGTGGAAGCAAGGTCAAGGCCTCCACAACCAACGGCCCACACGCATCATACACTATCAATCTTTCATATTTTTAACAGAAACGTACTTATATTACAGCCTGGATCGACtgagaaggccggccgcggtggccatgcggttctaggcacttcagtccggaaccgcgcgactgctactgtcgcaggttcgaatcctgcctcgggcatggatgtgtgtgatgtccttaggttagttaagtttaagtagttctaagttctaggggacttatgatcttagatgttgagtcccaaagtgctcagagccatttgaaccatttgactatgagaagggagggggtgggggagtgtGCCATTATATCAGTGAGTGATTGTATTCAGATGCCCTAGTAAAATTTTACGGAATCTAAGGTAAAAGAACAGCATAGAAACTAAAAAATCACTACAAACTGGCCATTTTTTTAGAATATCAGGTAAACTTAGTGGGGTGCAGCTTCTCGAGTTGCAGACATACTGATAAgctgataaaattttctcgggctctaATGGTTTGAAATCCACAAACTTTCGGCCGAGTCCTCCTTGGCCATAGTCAAGTGGCGACTGTCTAATGattgctgctgccgtccttatatagccgcgctgtcttaagtgacgtcactggtgctcgctccagcgccatatatggtaatgttttcattgcGCGCTTACTGCGCCCGCTTCAACTTACCGATGACCGGGTTCCAGCTTGTGCTTAGTTGCaggccgccgtctttattgagggtgctgtcaaaaaaattttaactctGTCGCTTCGTTCAGAACACTATCCCAAAAATTGGTAGTCCGTGAAGTAACAGATTTATCGGCAAATCCAATACGGTGTCCGTTTTCTAAAGTATGTCTCGCCaccgctgatttctcaggataccaAAGGCGAAAACATCTCTCGTGTTCCACACGGCGCTGTTCAATAGTTCGTACAGTCTGTCCTATATAGAATTGCCCACACCCACACGGTATTTTACATGCTCCTGGTGTTCCGAGACCAACATCGTCTTTCACAACCCTTATTAGCTGTCGAATTTTAGCCGGTGACCTAAAGACCGTATCGATTTTATGCTTCTCataagccggctaatctttcctgtGACAGCCACAGAACGGCAAGAACACAAGCTGCTTCGTCCTCTCCTCTGAGGTCTTCTGCTTATGTTTATACTGCAAGATGACACGAGAAATCAGGCGGTTGCTGTAGCCATTTTCTTTTAAGACTTCCCgtaagtggatcagttccttcggAAGACTTTCAGCGTCTGAAACGGCTTCCGCTCTATGCACCAATGTCCTCAGAACAGAATTTTTCTATGAAGTGTGATCATAGCTGGTAGCATGCAGATATCGGTGTTTGTGGGTGGCTGAGACATCAATTTTCTGTCCGGCGGACGACGACGTCTAGAAAAGACAAGGTACCTTTCTCTACTTCCATCGTAAATCTGTTATGGATGCTGTtgttgaaaaattctaccagatttTCACGCCCACGAAGCAAGAAAACGA carries:
- the LOC126299286 gene encoding serine protease inhibitor 2-like produces the protein MAVRAFTVVVFLCGVLAVPPLLDLPPAEDPSLWDDDDYLPVSAGERFDAFDWALCRALDARYPGNVVVSPIGVKMVLAMLYEGATGDTARELEAGLLLTKDRQQTRDKYSAIVASLQGSNADYLFDLGNKVFADVSLTLRPRFVTILRAFYNSDIQNVDFRDPKTVPLINEWVKNATRGHIDSIMSEDGLSDAVLLLVNALYFKGSWKYQFQPQLTFTSNFYTGKGKTVTAQFMRQSAEFFYLHSKEINASILRLPYLGRKFSMFIVLPDDRDGLENLLSTVNPFALREDLGLLRPTAVHVVLPKFTFEFSVLLNDVLKELGIKQIFTDKANLQGIARSRYGKLSVSKVLQKSALEVNEKGTTAAAATGIEVIDRIGVREVTFNATHPFLFFIEDETTGTVIFVGKVVEPSTDKTQQKTTISVRQGEFHGDKKKDGSKGVQQPHVSQTEKDGPYPVEMPDFDITSQTIDKGGQQKKRVYYILSQSAFHYLIQFLPQKLPQ